The DNA window AACCGGTACGCCTGTCCGACCTCGCGGCCCGGCGGGATGCCGAGGATCTCCTGGATGCGGTTGCCGTCGAGCTCGGGGCGGATGGCGTCGAGCTCCTCCTGACCGCGGAGCTCGTCGATGCGGCGCTCGATGTCGTCGTAGGCGCTCGCCAGCCGCTGCGCCTTGCGCTTGTTGCGGGTGGTGACGTCGGCGCGCGTGAGGATGTGGAGCCGGTCGAGCTGGGCCCCGGCATCCCGCACGTACCGGCGCACCGCCGAGTCGGTCCACGCGCCCTCGGAGTAGCCGAAGAACCGCAGGTGCAGCTCGATGAGCGTCGCGACCGCCTCGATCGTGTCGGAGTCGAAGCGCAGCTCCTTCAGGCGCTTGCGCGCCATGCGGGCGCCCTTGACGTCGTGGTGATGGAACGTCACCGCTCCGCCCGGCTCGAGCCGCCGCGTCGCGGGCTTGCCGATGTCATGCAGCAGGGCCGCCAGCCGGAGCGGCACGTCGGGGGCCGCACCGGGGTTGCGGGCGATCTCGAGCTCGCGCGCCTGGCGCAGAACGGTCAGAGAGTGCTCGTAGACGTCCTTGTGGTGGTGGTGTTCGTCGATCTCGAGGCGCAGCGCGGGAATCTCGGGGAGGAACAGCTCCATCAGCCCGGTCTCGACCAGCAGGCGGATGCCGCGCACCGGGTCGTCGGTCTGCAGAAGCCGTGTCAGCTCGCCCTGGACGCGCTCGGGGCTGACGATCCGGAGGGTGCCGGCCAGACGTCCCATAGCCTCGACCGTCTCGGGGTCGACGTCGAAGGACAGCTGGGATGCGAAGCGGGCCGCGCGCAGC is part of the Microbacterium lemovicicum genome and encodes:
- a CDS encoding CCA tRNA nucleotidyltransferase, translating into MLNMAEGVARLDALTQSPVVDALARAFDAAGFELALVGGPVRDALLGRDTHDLDFTTDARPDDILRIVTPVSTARWDIGRDFGTIGARVRGEQVEITTYRADSYDGVTRKPVVEFGTNLDDDLVRRDFTVNAMALRLPGRSLVDPSGGVEDLLAQRLRTPVDPDISFGDDPLRMLRAARFASQLSFDVDPETVEAMGRLAGTLRIVSPERVQGELTRLLQTDDPVRGIRLLVETGLMELFLPEIPALRLEIDEHHHHKDVYEHSLTVLRQARELEIARNPGAAPDVPLRLAALLHDIGKPATRRLEPGGAVTFHHHDVKGARMARKRLKELRFDSDTIEAVATLIELHLRFFGYSEGAWTDSAVRRYVRDAGAQLDRLHILTRADVTTRNKRKAQRLASAYDDIERRIDELRGQEELDAIRPELDGNRIQEILGIPPGREVGQAYRFLLELRLDEGVIGADAAEQRLREWWASRG